Proteins from one Deinococcus sp. AB2017081 genomic window:
- a CDS encoding RCC1 domain-containing protein has product MTYTLTSVVKQFDPGTRALRNYVNFPTRGGRSLPAYYDVTATDSTGTAVTTPLVMCGDTAAVAITDIRTTAHPRRFRVEVQELGDHLLTVQAGSTCTPSGTALVAQPVRGTALAPQGFTLSAGGLHSLALMTDDAVKAWGDNSFGQLGDGTNSNVDRTFAPIKGLSGVVAVSAGEDHSLALRSDGTVLAWGSNSRGQLSDASTYQYQRATPVAVGGLSGVISVTAGYWASLAIVSDGTVRAWGWNQNGQLGDGTTTDHLTPVAVKGLDNVVALATGEVHTLALRSDGTVRAWGFNGAAQLGDGTTTARTTPVAVDDLTDVVELAAGHGHSLALKADGTVEAWGNNIFGQLGEPPSAIVRATPAPVSGLSGIVHVSTGASSSLALTSDGTVLAWPSDAGTPASTGGAPPHVPAVVGGLKTVIAVDAGSGHHLALQSDGTVQAWGGGGAGQLGYDVAGNRSTPAPVTSLGSVKLPTP; this is encoded by the coding sequence GTGACCTACACGCTGACGAGCGTAGTCAAGCAGTTCGATCCAGGTACCAGAGCCCTCAGGAACTATGTCAACTTCCCCACCAGAGGCGGGCGCAGCCTGCCGGCGTATTACGACGTTACCGCGACCGATAGCACTGGAACGGCCGTGACGACCCCGCTCGTGATGTGCGGCGACACCGCCGCCGTCGCCATCACCGACATCAGGACGACTGCCCACCCTCGGCGGTTCCGCGTGGAGGTGCAGGAACTCGGAGACCATCTCCTCACGGTGCAGGCAGGCTCCACGTGTACACCGTCCGGCACGGCACTGGTGGCCCAGCCTGTGCGGGGCACTGCCCTGGCCCCACAGGGGTTCACGCTCTCGGCAGGCGGGCTTCACAGCCTGGCTCTGATGACCGATGACGCTGTGAAGGCGTGGGGTGACAACTCCTTCGGTCAACTCGGCGACGGCACCAACAGCAACGTCGACCGCACCTTTGCGCCGATCAAGGGCCTCAGTGGTGTGGTGGCCGTCTCGGCGGGCGAGGATCACAGCCTGGCGCTCCGATCCGACGGCACTGTTCTCGCGTGGGGATCGAACAGCCGAGGTCAGCTGAGTGACGCCTCGACCTATCAGTATCAGCGGGCTACTCCGGTAGCCGTGGGTGGGCTGTCTGGCGTGATCTCGGTCACCGCAGGCTATTGGGCCAGTCTGGCGATTGTGTCGGACGGAACTGTGCGCGCATGGGGATGGAACCAGAACGGGCAACTGGGTGACGGCACCACGACCGATCACCTGACTCCTGTGGCAGTGAAAGGACTGGACAACGTGGTCGCGCTCGCGACTGGTGAGGTTCACACGCTGGCGCTCCGCTCCGACGGCACTGTGCGGGCGTGGGGATTCAACGGCGCCGCACAGCTCGGTGACGGCACCACCACGGCCCGGACAACGCCCGTGGCCGTAGATGACCTGACAGATGTGGTGGAGCTTGCAGCAGGCCATGGTCACAGCCTGGCGCTGAAAGCGGACGGCACCGTCGAGGCGTGGGGAAACAACATTTTTGGTCAGCTGGGCGAACCGCCCTCGGCCATCGTGCGGGCCACCCCGGCACCGGTCAGTGGACTGTCGGGGATCGTCCACGTGTCGACAGGGGCCTCCTCCAGCCTGGCGTTGACGTCGGACGGCACGGTGCTGGCCTGGCCATCAGACGCGGGGACGCCGGCCAGCACCGGAGGCGCACCTCCCCACGTGCCTGCAGTGGTGGGTGGGCTCAAGACCGTGATTGCGGTGGACGCGGGATCCGGCCATCATCTGGCGCTCCAGTCGGACGGCACGGTGCAGGCGTGGGGTGGCGGCGGTGCTGGACAGCTTGGTTACGACGTCGCTGGGAACCGGTCAACACCTGCTCCGGTCACCAGCCTGGGCAGCGTCAAGCTTCCCACTCCATAA
- a CDS encoding TetR/AcrR family transcriptional regulator: MVRPKSSEKRRALLDAATAAIVAHGLGATTAGIAQGAGVATGSFFTYFSSKTDLLNQLYLELKAEVAASSMDGVPQGAPLREQAYHVWQNWMAFAVAFPEKRRALTHLVLSEEITPETRAAAQEMAHDMLHFMTRLRDHGSLRDAPPAFADSVINALTEVTMDAMIREPQHAAQLCELGFKAYWRAIS; the protein is encoded by the coding sequence ATGGTGAGACCCAAGAGCAGCGAGAAGCGCCGTGCCCTGCTGGATGCCGCGACGGCCGCCATCGTCGCCCACGGCCTGGGGGCCACGACGGCCGGCATCGCCCAGGGGGCCGGCGTGGCGACGGGGTCGTTCTTCACCTATTTCAGCAGCAAGACGGATCTGCTCAATCAGCTCTATCTGGAACTCAAGGCCGAGGTGGCCGCCTCGTCGATGGACGGCGTGCCCCAGGGCGCCCCGTTGCGTGAGCAGGCCTACCACGTGTGGCAGAACTGGATGGCGTTCGCGGTGGCCTTCCCGGAGAAGCGCCGGGCGCTGACCCACCTGGTGCTGTCCGAGGAGATCACGCCCGAGACGCGGGCGGCGGCGCAGGAGATGGCCCACGACATGCTGCACTTCATGACCCGGCTGCGCGATCACGGATCGCTGCGTGACGCTCCTCCGGCGTTTGCCGACAGCGTCATCAATGCCCTGACCGAGGTGACGATGGACGCCATGATCCGGGAGCCACAGCACGCGGCCCAGCTGTGCGAACTCGGGTTCAAGGCCTACTGGCGGGCCATTTCATGA
- a CDS encoding adenylate/guanylate cyclase domain-containing protein encodes MTKLLPLPDPPADTTVACLVLVDLVGSTELAHRLPIQNYMALMTEFVQVMILSLEARGAQVLQHQGDAVLAYWDARHTADACGAALDAHDRAARLSLAELLGVNLRLRSGVAVGEVLTGMVGGQRSAYGLPVNYARRLCDAAGAGETLVCGQVAAMQLPGLLREARAPLALQGFGSECETFTLRHAGALHMKVD; translated from the coding sequence ATGACCAAGCTGCTGCCGCTGCCGGATCCACCTGCTGACACCACTGTGGCGTGCCTGGTGCTGGTGGATCTGGTCGGCAGCACTGAGCTGGCGCACCGCCTGCCCATCCAGAACTACATGGCGCTGATGACGGAATTCGTACAGGTCATGATCCTGAGCCTGGAGGCCCGGGGGGCCCAGGTGCTGCAGCATCAGGGCGACGCCGTGCTGGCCTACTGGGACGCGCGCCACACGGCCGACGCGTGTGGTGCCGCCCTCGACGCCCATGACCGGGCGGCACGGCTGTCGCTGGCGGAACTGCTGGGTGTGAACCTGCGGCTGCGGTCCGGTGTGGCCGTGGGCGAGGTGCTGACCGGGATGGTCGGTGGGCAGCGCAGCGCGTACGGACTGCCGGTCAACTATGCCCGGCGGCTGTGCGACGCTGCCGGGGCTGGGGAAACCCTGGTCTGTGGACAGGTGGCGGCCATGCAGCTTCCCGGCCTGCTCAGGGAAGCCCGTGCCCCGCTCGCCCTTCAGGGCTTCGGCTCCGAGTGCGAGACGTTCACGCTGCGCCACGCGGGCGCGCTCCACATGAAAGTAGATTAA
- a CDS encoding response regulator transcription factor gives MERKPLVLVIEDEKDIARFIELELAAEGYATEVAFDGVTGLSKFREVNPDLVILDLMLPVLDGLEVARRIRKTSNTPIIILTAKDGIQDKVEGLDSGADDYLIKPFSIEELLARVRAHLRRVNPAVTGEVRVADLVMNLDGREIFRGGRRVELSAKEFELLELLARNPGKVFSRFEIEEKVWPEYTGGSNVVDVYIGYLRRKLEEGGERRLIHTVRGVGYVLREE, from the coding sequence ATGGAACGCAAGCCCCTGGTACTCGTCATTGAGGACGAGAAAGACATTGCCCGCTTTATCGAGCTGGAGCTTGCCGCCGAGGGCTACGCCACCGAGGTGGCCTTCGACGGCGTGACCGGCCTGTCCAAATTCCGTGAAGTCAACCCGGATCTCGTCATCCTGGATCTGATGCTGCCCGTGCTGGACGGCCTGGAAGTGGCGCGGCGCATCCGCAAGACCAGCAATACCCCGATCATCATCCTGACCGCCAAGGACGGCATCCAGGACAAGGTCGAGGGCCTCGATTCCGGTGCGGACGACTACCTGATCAAGCCCTTTTCCATCGAAGAGCTGCTGGCGCGTGTGCGTGCCCACCTGCGCCGTGTGAACCCGGCGGTGACCGGAGAGGTGCGCGTGGCCGACCTGGTCATGAACCTCGACGGCCGCGAGATCTTCCGTGGAGGCCGGCGCGTGGAGCTGTCCGCCAAGGAGTTCGAACTGCTCGAACTGCTGGCGCGCAACCCCGGCAAGGTCTTCTCGCGCTTCGAGATCGAGGAGAAGGTCTGGCCCGAGTACACCGGCGGCAGCAACGTCGTGGACGTGTACATCGGATACCTGCGCCGCAAGCTGGAGGAGGGCGGAGAGCGTCGCCTGATCCACACCGTGCGCGGTGTCGGCTACGTGCTGCGCGAGGAGTAA
- a CDS encoding RCC1 domain-containing protein yields the protein MTSEIKPSIARPWILSGLLALLTACGAPATPPATTLSASPQSLTFKDPTTQTVTVTRTATLPLPTVTSTCDGVASVTPGASTGTSSTYTVAPMAAGSCTVTFSAGAQQVDVTIIVTATVSATLSSAVKQYDPATKAFGNYSRFATQGGRSLPAYYDVTASDSLGHPVAAVLCADSPSVQIAPTSDAAHPSRYRVEVQALTTATLTVQQGGSCTPGGAALTTQEVRGVMARPNPTASGYSHSLVVLADGTVRSWGPNYNGEIGNGTTVRTNTPVTVLGLTGAVSVAAGNTHSVAVLADGTVRAWGYNYFGELGNDSMVASSTPVTVTSVGGAVSVAAGMYNAMALLADGTVRAWGYNGEGQLGNGMTTDSRVAVKVSGLTDVVSVSSTSSHSLALLADGTVRSWGANSFGQLGNGSTVASATPVTVGGLSGVVAVAAGYDHSLALLADGTVRTWGHNDLGQLGNATSTDTPVPVAVSTLNGVIRIAGGSSHSMALLADGTVRTWGENAAGQLGNGGTIPRTTPVPVSGLGNVVSVMGGSGHSLALLADGTLRSWGNNTYDELGDGTNTSSLTPVTVVGISTAAMPTP from the coding sequence ATGACATCTGAGATCAAGCCATCCATCGCCCGCCCCTGGATCCTGAGTGGACTGCTCGCCCTCCTCACGGCCTGTGGCGCACCAGCAACGCCCCCTGCCACCACGCTCAGCGCCTCTCCCCAGAGTCTGACCTTCAAGGATCCCACGACACAGACCGTGACGGTCACCCGCACGGCCACCCTGCCGCTGCCGACCGTAACAAGCACGTGTGACGGGGTCGCGAGCGTCACGCCAGGGGCCTCGACCGGCACCAGCAGCACCTACACGGTGGCACCGATGGCAGCGGGCTCGTGCACGGTCACTTTCAGCGCCGGCGCCCAGCAGGTTGACGTGACCATCATCGTCACGGCCACCGTCAGCGCGACCCTGAGCAGCGCCGTCAAGCAGTACGATCCGGCCACGAAGGCCTTCGGCAACTACAGCAGGTTCGCTACCCAGGGCGGTCGGAGCCTGCCTGCGTACTATGACGTCACAGCGTCCGACAGCCTCGGGCATCCCGTTGCCGCGGTGCTGTGTGCTGACAGCCCCAGTGTTCAGATCGCGCCGACCAGCGACGCGGCGCATCCCAGCCGATACCGGGTCGAAGTGCAGGCACTGACCACGGCCACCCTGACGGTGCAGCAGGGTGGAAGCTGTACGCCGGGCGGCGCAGCGTTGACGACTCAGGAGGTCAGAGGGGTGATGGCACGCCCGAACCCCACCGCCAGCGGCTATTCCCATTCGCTGGTGGTGCTGGCGGACGGCACGGTTCGCAGTTGGGGGCCCAACTACAACGGGGAGATCGGCAACGGCACCACCGTTCGCACCAATACGCCCGTTACCGTCCTTGGCCTGACGGGTGCGGTCAGCGTCGCCGCTGGCAATACCCACTCGGTGGCGGTGCTCGCCGACGGCACGGTGCGTGCCTGGGGCTACAACTACTTCGGTGAACTCGGCAACGACAGCATGGTCGCCAGCAGCACACCAGTCACCGTCACCAGTGTGGGCGGCGCGGTGAGCGTCGCCGCCGGCATGTACAACGCCATGGCGCTGCTCGCGGACGGCACCGTGCGGGCCTGGGGGTACAACGGTGAGGGCCAACTCGGCAACGGGATGACGACCGACAGCCGCGTCGCCGTCAAGGTCAGTGGGCTCACCGACGTCGTCAGTGTCTCGTCCACCAGCTCCCATAGCCTGGCCCTGCTGGCCGACGGGACGGTGCGCAGTTGGGGCGCCAACTCGTTCGGTCAGCTCGGCAACGGTTCCACCGTCGCCAGCGCCACACCCGTCACTGTGGGCGGCCTGAGCGGCGTCGTCGCTGTTGCAGCCGGCTATGACCACTCATTGGCGCTCCTCGCCGACGGCACCGTACGTACCTGGGGCCACAACGACCTCGGTCAGCTGGGGAACGCGACGTCCACAGACACCCCCGTCCCAGTCGCGGTCAGCACCCTGAATGGCGTGATTCGTATCGCCGGGGGTTCTTCGCATTCCATGGCCCTGCTTGCTGACGGAACCGTCCGCACGTGGGGCGAGAACGCCGCCGGTCAGCTCGGCAACGGTGGAACCATCCCCCGCACCACACCAGTGCCCGTCAGTGGTCTGGGGAATGTCGTCAGTGTCATGGGCGGAAGTGGCCACTCGCTGGCGCTGCTGGCGGATGGCACGCTCCGAAGCTGGGGGAACAATACCTATGATGAGCTCGGTGACGGCACCAACACCAGCAGCCTCACGCCCGTCACCGTTGTCGGAATCAGCACCGCCGCCATGCCCACGCCCTGA
- a CDS encoding sensor histidine kinase has product MTLRWRLTLFYTALLAALLLAVGITTLYLMRTSLVNTLDNSLLQDYSRFSTTSTSIALNPCDPESIQSTAPYDATLTARYQFPNSNLQVEPLEFYTRQGLIDELSSVNRDATLATLKRVQDFSRRSLGFDCAYPVRLSDAQLSELVRSSTGRLYLNYPLRDSFNTQPVMVRLLVMLAPLRQASSPLLGGEDSVLSIVYVSSRLDDLETTLSELSRVILLLFLAGLLTAGTGAFLLAGQALRPLRQVQRAAEKIGGQTLAQRVPEPATGDEVQSLAQALNGMLGRLEASFEAQRRFTSDASHELRTPVTAISGHASYLLRRTSPTGQQQESLKIIQSESERLTNLIASLLQLARSDSGALVMQKAPILSTLFLSEIARELGPLAQAQQTVIAVRGQEVAFEGDPDRLKQVIINLVSNALKAGAKNVTLQSQAVLDGQEVRLSVRDDGPGIPADQLERLFDRFYRLEDSRSRDQGGAGLGLSIARGIVDAHAGRIWLESTVGEGTAAHVQLPVGNLPDLDDDVP; this is encoded by the coding sequence GTGACCCTGCGCTGGCGGCTCACGCTGTTCTACACGGCGCTGCTGGCGGCGCTGCTGCTCGCGGTGGGCATCACGACCCTGTACCTGATGCGCACCAGTCTGGTGAACACGCTGGACAACAGCCTGCTGCAGGACTACTCGCGCTTCTCGACGACCTCGACCAGCATTGCACTCAACCCGTGCGATCCGGAATCCATCCAGAGTACGGCTCCATACGACGCGACCCTGACGGCCCGGTACCAGTTCCCGAACTCGAACCTTCAGGTCGAGCCGCTGGAGTTCTACACGCGCCAGGGCCTCATCGACGAGCTGAGCAGCGTGAACCGTGACGCGACGCTGGCGACCCTCAAACGGGTGCAGGATTTCAGCCGGCGCTCACTGGGCTTCGACTGCGCGTACCCGGTGCGCCTGAGCGATGCCCAGCTGAGCGAACTCGTCCGGTCGAGCACCGGACGGCTGTACCTGAACTACCCCCTGCGGGATTCGTTCAACACGCAGCCGGTGATGGTGCGCCTGCTGGTGATGCTCGCTCCCCTGCGGCAGGCCAGCAGCCCGCTGCTCGGCGGCGAGGACAGTGTCCTGAGCATCGTCTACGTGAGCAGCCGGCTGGATGATCTGGAGACCACCCTGAGCGAGCTGAGCCGCGTGATCCTGCTGCTGTTCCTGGCGGGCCTGCTCACCGCCGGCACCGGCGCGTTCCTGCTGGCCGGACAGGCGTTGCGGCCGCTGCGGCAGGTGCAGCGGGCTGCCGAGAAGATCGGTGGACAGACCCTCGCGCAGCGCGTGCCGGAACCGGCCACCGGCGACGAGGTGCAGTCGCTGGCGCAGGCCCTGAACGGCATGCTGGGCCGTCTGGAAGCCAGTTTCGAGGCGCAGCGCCGTTTCACCAGCGACGCCAGCCACGAACTGCGCACGCCGGTCACGGCGATCAGTGGCCACGCCAGCTACCTCCTGCGGCGCACCAGTCCGACCGGGCAGCAGCAGGAGAGCCTGAAGATCATCCAGAGCGAGTCCGAGCGCCTGACCAACCTGATCGCCAGCCTGCTCCAGCTGGCCCGCAGCGATTCCGGGGCGCTGGTCATGCAGAAGGCCCCGATCCTGTCGACGCTGTTCCTCTCGGAGATCGCGCGGGAACTGGGGCCCCTGGCACAGGCGCAGCAGACCGTCATCGCGGTGCGGGGGCAGGAGGTGGCCTTCGAGGGCGATCCCGACCGGCTCAAGCAGGTGATCATCAATCTGGTGAGCAATGCGCTGAAGGCCGGCGCGAAGAACGTGACGCTCCAGAGTCAGGCGGTGCTGGACGGCCAAGAGGTGCGCCTGAGTGTCCGCGACGACGGGCCGGGCATTCCGGCCGACCAGCTCGAGCGCCTGTTCGACCGTTTCTACCGCCTGGAGGACAGCCGCAGCCGCGACCAGGGCGGCGCGGGCCTGGGCCTGAGCATCGCGCGGGGCATCGTGGACGCGCACGCGGGGCGCATCTGGCTGGAGAGCACCGTGGGTGAGGGCACCGCCGCCCATGTCCAGCTGCCGGTGGGCAACCTGCCGGATCTGGACGACGACGTGCCGTAG
- the mqnP gene encoding menaquinone biosynthesis prenyltransferase MqnP: MVSGGAARVKTFLDLVKFEHTVFALPFAYAGMLLASMQERGTGWPGWHTLLWVTVAMAAARTAAMGANRVIDRVIDARNPRTAGREVPAGKVSPAQAWALVAVSLVVLAVASAQLNPLCLLLMPLAVVFLIGYPYTKRYTWLCHVWLGITDGAAAAGGWIAVTGEFAPGAWALWAVVIFWMVGLDVIYATMDYAFDVANGIRSIPARFGIPAALKIAAASHALTFVLLLVVGAVTGASFWYVLAALVMGGILLYEHRIVNPQDLGRVNVAFFDANMWLALTMLVGVIVDVTWRTLT; encoded by the coding sequence ATGGTGAGTGGCGGCGCGGCACGCGTGAAGACGTTCCTGGATCTGGTCAAGTTCGAGCACACGGTGTTCGCCCTGCCCTTCGCGTATGCGGGGATGCTGCTGGCGAGCATGCAGGAACGTGGCACCGGCTGGCCCGGATGGCACACCCTGCTGTGGGTGACGGTCGCCATGGCGGCGGCCCGCACGGCGGCCATGGGAGCCAACCGTGTGATCGACCGCGTGATCGATGCCCGCAATCCCCGCACGGCGGGGCGCGAGGTGCCGGCCGGCAAGGTCTCCCCGGCACAGGCATGGGCGCTGGTGGCGGTCAGTCTGGTGGTGCTGGCCGTCGCGTCCGCGCAGCTCAATCCCCTGTGCCTGCTGCTGATGCCCCTGGCAGTGGTCTTCCTGATCGGATACCCGTATACCAAGCGTTATACGTGGCTGTGCCATGTGTGGCTGGGCATCACGGACGGTGCGGCGGCGGCGGGCGGGTGGATCGCGGTGACGGGTGAGTTCGCCCCCGGCGCGTGGGCGCTGTGGGCAGTCGTCATCTTCTGGATGGTCGGTCTAGACGTGATCTACGCGACCATGGACTACGCCTTCGACGTGGCGAACGGCATCCGGAGCATTCCGGCCCGCTTCGGGATTCCAGCCGCCCTGAAGATCGCGGCAGCGAGCCACGCCCTGACCTTCGTGCTGCTGCTGGTCGTGGGGGCGGTGACGGGCGCGAGTTTCTGGTACGTGCTCGCGGCCCTGGTCATGGGCGGCATCCTGCTGTACGAACACCGGATCGTGAACCCGCAGGATCTGGGCCGGGTGAACGTGGCGTTCTTCGACGCCAACATGTGGCTGGCCCTCACCATGCTGGTGGGCGTGATCGTGGACGTGACGTGGCGCACCCTGACCTGA
- the argR gene encoding arginine repressor, with protein MEGVPAALSKEQRQKRIQDIIARESIATQGELVQRLQEGGIQVTQATVSRDINELRLVRVPVGKGRHRYALAQMSGHTNVEGELARLFQNFVHDIDRGENTLVIRTADGHATGVAMLLDRLRRDDIVGTIAGEDTIFVLARTVAEGEALMEELHELMLG; from the coding sequence ATGGAGGGCGTGCCCGCCGCCCTGAGCAAGGAACAGCGTCAGAAACGCATACAGGACATCATCGCCCGCGAGAGCATCGCCACGCAGGGCGAACTGGTGCAGCGCCTCCAAGAGGGCGGGATCCAGGTCACGCAGGCGACCGTCAGCCGCGACATCAACGAGCTGCGGCTGGTGCGCGTCCCGGTCGGCAAGGGCCGGCACCGCTATGCGCTGGCGCAGATGAGCGGCCACACCAATGTCGAGGGCGAACTCGCCCGGCTCTTCCAGAATTTCGTGCACGACATCGACCGGGGCGAGAACACCCTGGTCATCCGCACCGCCGACGGCCACGCGACCGGCGTGGCGATGCTCCTCGACCGCCTGCGCCGCGACGACATCGTGGGCACGATCGCCGGCGAGGACACGATCTTCGTCCTGGCCCGCACCGTGGCCGAGGGAGAGGCCCTGATGGAGGAACTGCACGAGCTGATGCTGGGGTAG
- a CDS encoding SDR family oxidoreductase, with protein MTNWTQTDIPPQHGRTAVITGTGGLGYEDALALARAGAQVILAGRSPQKGAESVARIRAELPTASIRFEALDLASLASVAAFAERLGREQDSLDLLINNAAVMTPPKREETSDGFELQLGTNYLGHFALTARLLPLLRRAPHGRVVSLSSVASRAGRLDFDDLQARRTYQPMAAYSQSKLACLMFAFELQRRSETGRWGVDSVAAHPGISRTDLLHNAPGRRSAAGLARSVLWFLFQPAAQGAVPTLYAATAPAARPGHYYGPNRLGETRGHPAEARIPPQATDRSAAERLWRVSEELTGVAFPVAAQTGQTTSR; from the coding sequence ATGACGAACTGGACGCAGACCGACATCCCGCCCCAGCACGGGCGAACCGCCGTCATCACCGGCACCGGGGGCCTGGGCTACGAGGACGCCCTGGCCCTTGCACGGGCCGGCGCACAGGTGATCCTGGCGGGCCGCAGTCCACAGAAAGGAGCCGAGTCGGTGGCCCGGATCCGGGCCGAGCTGCCCACGGCATCGATCCGCTTCGAGGCGCTCGACCTCGCCAGTCTTGCGTCCGTCGCGGCCTTCGCCGAACGGCTGGGCCGTGAGCAGGACAGCCTCGACCTGCTGATCAACAACGCCGCCGTGATGACGCCGCCGAAGCGCGAGGAGACCTCAGACGGCTTCGAACTTCAGCTGGGAACCAATTACCTCGGCCACTTCGCCCTCACGGCGCGGCTGCTGCCGCTGCTGCGCCGCGCCCCGCACGGGCGGGTGGTCTCGCTGTCCAGCGTCGCCAGCCGTGCGGGCCGCCTCGACTTCGACGACCTTCAGGCCCGACGAACCTACCAGCCGATGGCAGCGTACAGCCAGTCCAAACTCGCCTGCCTGATGTTCGCCTTCGAGCTGCAGCGGCGCAGTGAAACCGGCCGCTGGGGCGTGGACAGCGTGGCAGCCCACCCCGGCATTTCCCGCACCGACCTGCTCCACAACGCGCCCGGTCGCCGTAGCGCCGCCGGCCTGGCCCGCAGTGTGCTGTGGTTCCTGTTCCAGCCGGCCGCCCAGGGGGCGGTGCCCACGCTGTACGCCGCCACCGCCCCGGCCGCGCGGCCGGGTCACTACTACGGCCCGAACCGCCTGGGCGAGACGCGCGGGCACCCGGCCGAGGCGCGGATTCCACCCCAGGCGACAGACCGCTCAGCGGCCGAACGCCTGTGGCGGGTCTCAGAGGAACTGACTGGCGTGGCGTTCCCCGTGGCGGCGCAGACGGGCCAGACGACGTCACGCTGA